One window from the genome of Oryctolagus cuniculus chromosome 1, mOryCun1.1, whole genome shotgun sequence encodes:
- the C1H11orf24 gene encoding uncharacterized protein C11orf24 homolog, with translation MWAALVLLCISSLSLSESRVASPEARPLIPHGTWNKLVKRDASVETAPGTESKTPALALTSTQTPGTVVTGHASTAITAETTNSTTHTAPATVQRTTGGAASRAPSSPTSAVPTTTAGLLPPSTSHAQVPGSSSVPRTATSAAPATSAHTTAVTTVHTSSPTGTHGPSEHTPGNATASPAPTTGPQAQGPTVQVPTHPPVVSTVHGPTPTPSPTTLEPNTSTPTPSPSPSPRPSPTMASTSSTAVTTTKPPAEEPTTNSGPAPPTHLSPQVHTTSPTTQPSPASPTGAASSPGTVQTPEQVGTRATTGSASTGLTPRSSGDSPTPATDSCPPSTQGRYLVVTTKALSPSPVNRTFLVAVLVLGVTLFLTVLVLFALQAYESYRKKDYTQVDYLINGMYADSEM, from the exons ATGTGGGCAGCCCTCGTGCTCCTCTGCATTTCCTCCTTGTCCTTGTCTGAAAGCCGGGTGGCGTCCCCCGAGGCAC GGCCCCTCATCCCTCATGGCACATGGAACAAACTGGTCAAACGAGATGCATCAGTGGAAACAGCTCCAGGGACCGAGAGTAAAACGCCGGCGCTGGCGCTAACCAGCACGCAGACGCCGGGGACCGTGGTGACCGGCCATGCCTCCACGGCCATCACGGCAGAGACGACAAACAGCACAACACACACGGCCCCGGCCACTGTGCAGCGGACGACGGGCGGGGCGGCCTCCCGAGCACCCTCATCACCCACCTCAGCTGTCCCCACGACCACCGCTGGGCTTCTGCCCCCCAGCACGTCTCATGCCCAGGTGCCCGGCAGCAGCTCTGTGCCAAGAACGGCCACATCGGCAGCACCAGCCACAAGTGCCCACACCACTGCCGTGACCACTGTGCACACAAGCAGTCCCACGGGCACCCACGGTCCTTCCGAGCACACCCCCGGGAACGCCACGGCCAGCCCCGCACCCACCACGGGTCCCCAAGCACAAGGCCCCACTGTGCAGGTGCCAACACACCCGCCTGTGGTTAGCACGGTACATGGGCCCACGCCCACCCCCTCGCCCACAACCCTGGAGCCCAAcacctctacccccacccccagcccctccccctcccccaggccctcccccacTATGGCTTCCACGTCGTCCACAGCAGTGACCACCACCAAGCCACCAGCTGAGGAGCCGACCACCAACTCGGGGCCAGCGCCTCCCACCCACCTGAGCCCTCAGGTGCACACCACATCCCCTACGACACAGCCAAGCCCTGCCTCGCCCACTGGGGCGGCCAGCAGCCCGGGCACTGTCCAGACGCCAGAGCAGGTGGGGACCAGGGCCACGACCGGCTCTGCCTCCACCGGGCTGACACCCAGGAGCTCAGGGGACTCGCCGACACCAGCCACAGACTCGTGCCCGCCCAGCACCCAGGGCCGGTACCTGGTGGTCACCACCAAGGCCCTGAGCCCTTCCCCGGTGAACAGAACCTTCCTGGTGGCGGTGCTCGTGCTGGGGGTGACGCTGTTCCTCACGGTCCTGGTTCTGTTCGCCCTGCAAGCCTACGAGAGCTACAGGAAGAAGGACTACACGCAGGTGGACTACCTGATCAACGGCATGTACGCAGACTCGGAGATGTGA